A stretch of the Pedobacter sp. MC2016-14 genome encodes the following:
- the plsX gene encoding phosphate acyltransferase PlsX: protein MKIGLDIMGGDYAPKANVLGAIAAHQLLSPKEHLVLIGDTQQIKPLLSENGFNPDHFEYVHTEEVIGMGEHATKAIVQKPNSSIGIGFSMLKKGELDSFASAGNSGAMLVGAVFSVKTVPGIIRPCLCSFVPKLSGGTGLMMDVGANADCKPDTLVQFGTLGSLYAKNVMHIDDPKVGLINIGEEDEKGNMLSLATFPLMKDNGIFNFIGNIEGRDLFNDKADVIVCDGFTGNIMLKLAESFYVMTIRKGFKDEFFDRFNYENYGGSPVLGVNAPVVIGHGISSPTAVKNMIMQSREMITTGLVEKIQAAFK, encoded by the coding sequence ATGAAAATAGGTCTCGATATAATGGGCGGAGACTATGCTCCCAAAGCCAATGTTTTGGGAGCAATAGCTGCTCATCAATTGCTGTCTCCAAAGGAACATCTGGTCTTGATTGGAGACACACAGCAGATAAAACCTTTACTCTCCGAAAACGGGTTTAATCCCGATCACTTTGAATATGTTCATACCGAAGAAGTTATTGGTATGGGCGAACACGCCACTAAAGCTATTGTCCAAAAACCCAATTCCAGTATTGGTATTGGATTTTCCATGCTCAAAAAAGGAGAACTCGACTCTTTTGCCAGTGCAGGAAACTCTGGAGCAATGCTAGTTGGTGCGGTTTTTAGCGTAAAAACAGTTCCCGGAATTATACGCCCGTGCTTATGCTCTTTTGTTCCAAAATTGAGCGGTGGAACCGGACTGATGATGGATGTTGGTGCTAATGCCGACTGCAAACCCGATACCCTTGTTCAATTTGGTACTTTGGGTAGTTTGTACGCCAAAAATGTGATGCACATTGATGACCCTAAAGTAGGGTTAATCAATATCGGAGAAGAAGACGAAAAGGGCAATATGCTCAGTCTTGCCACTTTCCCATTGATGAAGGACAATGGAATCTTTAATTTTATTGGAAATATTGAAGGCAGGGATTTGTTTAACGACAAAGCTGATGTGATTGTTTGCGATGGCTTTACCGGAAATATTATGCTTAAACTGGCAGAATCTTTCTACGTGATGACCATCAGAAAAGGTTTTAAAGATGAGTTTTTTGATCGTTTTAACTATGAAAACTATGGTGGAAGCCCGGTTTTAGGTGTTAACGCACCAGTAGTAATTGGTCATGGTATCTCCAGTCCCACAGCAGTTAAAAACATGATCATGCAATCAAGGGAAATGATCACAACCGGCCTGGTAGAAAAAATACAAGCCGCTTTTAAATAA
- the rpmF gene encoding 50S ribosomal protein L32, which yields MAHPKRKISKSRRDKRRTHYKAIAPSLATCQTTGAIHTPHHAYNVDGNLYYNGKLVIENTSIG from the coding sequence ATGGCACATCCAAAACGCAAGATCTCTAAAAGCAGAAGAGATAAAAGAAGAACCCACTATAAAGCTATAGCTCCTTCTTTAGCTACTTGTCAAACTACAGGTGCAATACACACACCTCACCATGCTTATAACGTTGATGGTAACCTTTACTACAACGGTAAACTGGTTATTGAAAACACTTCGATAGGTTAA
- a CDS encoding DUF177 domain-containing protein has product MKPLKQFSIPFTGLKIGKHQFEFDIDNSFFDAFEYSLVKEGVLKATVELDKQETMLILQIHIMGTVKLDCDKCLSEFTAPLDISERQIVKFTEDGLESDDLEIIMLDRKESEVDISEILYEMINVSVPYVKFCEETGVEGSKCDTEMVERLENLSGETQHNNEEQITEDPRWAALKKLK; this is encoded by the coding sequence TTGAAACCGCTAAAACAATTTTCAATCCCCTTTACAGGCTTAAAAATTGGCAAACATCAATTCGAGTTTGACATTGATAACAGCTTTTTTGATGCTTTTGAGTACTCTTTGGTAAAAGAAGGAGTTTTAAAAGCAACGGTAGAGCTAGACAAACAAGAAACGATGTTGATTTTACAAATCCACATTATGGGTACAGTAAAATTAGATTGCGATAAATGTTTATCAGAATTTACTGCACCATTGGACATCAGCGAAAGGCAAATTGTAAAATTTACCGAAGATGGACTGGAAAGCGACGATCTGGAGATCATTATGCTGGACAGAAAAGAGAGCGAAGTGGACATATCGGAGATTTTATATGAGATGATCAATGTATCGGTCCCTTATGTTAAATTCTGCGAAGAAACCGGTGTAGAAGGATCAAAATGTGATACAGAAATGGTAGAACGGTTGGAAAACCTTTCTGGCGAAACACAACATAATAACGAAGAACAAATAACGGAGGACCCGCGTTGGGCAGCTCTAAAAAAATTAAAATAA
- the pdxA gene encoding 4-hydroxythreonine-4-phosphate dehydrogenase PdxA, translating to MSNKIKIGISVGDINGIGLEVILKALSEESIYEHFTPIVYGHTKIASYHRKALGMGDFTFNVINSASLANPKKANMINCWEEDVKIDLGAINETGGKYALLSLEKATADLVSGEIDALVTAPINKHNIQSDTFKFPGHTEYLQEKSGSNDVLMFLISENLRIGVVTAHIPVKDIAASITKEKIVNKLMLINQSLKKDFWIEKPKIAVLGLNPHAGDNGLLGKEEEEIIMPAIQQAFDKGVICFGPYSADGFFGKGSYKQFDAVLAMYHDQGLIPFKTMAFNTGVNYTAGLKFVRTSPDHGTGYDIAGKNLASPTSFIEALFAALHIIKSRREQEELLRNQLRGGGKLVETAFDLKDDAN from the coding sequence ATGAGCAATAAGATAAAAATTGGCATCAGCGTAGGCGACATTAACGGCATTGGCCTGGAGGTAATCCTCAAAGCATTGTCTGAAGAAAGCATTTATGAACACTTCACGCCAATTGTATACGGACATACTAAAATAGCTTCTTACCACAGAAAAGCATTGGGCATGGGTGATTTTACATTTAATGTAATCAATTCCGCAAGCCTGGCCAATCCTAAGAAAGCCAACATGATCAATTGCTGGGAAGAAGATGTAAAAATTGATTTGGGCGCGATAAATGAAACAGGTGGCAAATACGCACTGCTTTCGCTGGAAAAAGCAACAGCCGATTTAGTAAGCGGAGAAATTGATGCACTAGTTACCGCACCAATTAACAAGCACAATATACAATCTGACACCTTCAAATTTCCAGGACACACGGAATACCTGCAAGAAAAAAGTGGCAGTAATGATGTATTGATGTTTTTAATTAGCGAAAACCTCCGCATAGGTGTAGTTACCGCGCATATACCAGTAAAAGACATTGCAGCAAGCATCACTAAAGAAAAAATTGTTAACAAATTGATGCTCATTAACCAGAGCCTAAAAAAAGATTTTTGGATTGAAAAACCTAAAATTGCGGTATTGGGATTAAACCCTCATGCTGGTGACAATGGTCTTTTAGGAAAGGAAGAAGAAGAGATTATTATGCCCGCAATACAGCAAGCTTTTGACAAAGGCGTGATCTGCTTTGGCCCTTACTCTGCGGATGGTTTTTTTGGCAAAGGAAGTTACAAACAATTTGACGCTGTATTAGCGATGTACCACGACCAGGGATTGATTCCATTTAAGACGATGGCTTTTAATACCGGTGTTAACTACACCGCGGGTTTGAAATTTGTACGTACCTCTCCTGATCATGGAACAGGCTACGACATTGCCGGAAAAAACCTGGCTAGTCCTACCTCCTTTATAGAAGCCCTTTTTGCTGCTTTACACATCATAAAAAGCAGAAGGGAACAGGAAGAGCTGCTGCGCAACCAGTTGCGTGGCGGAGGAAAACTGGTAGAGACGGCATTTGATTTAAAAGATGACGCTAATTAA
- a CDS encoding TlpA disulfide reductase family protein — protein sequence MNKIVRINLFCMFSFLFFIEQSVGQSLNIPGIKAGTAKITGRLIMSNDSNKDSNFVDIAVSYPISGERAKYKTRVDESGEFSIDTDVETDISLVGLNTSLNPEKVLYVKLISGGVTHIEIAYNSSFDIENIDVRPAMNKNDMSLGVEAIGKVIEHRPNRLPKPLYDKSPDEFLNHAKFVVSERLAILNHDTLLSKEFKVMLSKDFHLFMYVGHVFDYEGAMMLNYRNTNADKDKKPDFHKIDRSYYRFLKDFNLNDPEYLLCFALPEFQKGILQNEILGIPVIGDSDIPTWLAGVKVVLSDLVGFDKGPYYDILAANAYGRQLNEEVRPLSEKQKKNIENYWGKGEIAKILFRKNQKVIELNKFKSPAVVNDISTVSNDKIIETILSKHKGKVVFIDLWATWCAPCLDAMQQFRSVKNELSNQDIAFVYLTNGSSPRKLWEEKIKGIGDEHYYLTNPQWEYIMNHFELEYIPSYLLYDTKGVLINKFSAFPGNEQVKDMIKGLL from the coding sequence ATGAATAAAATAGTACGTATAAATCTTTTTTGCATGTTCAGTTTTTTGTTCTTCATTGAACAGTCTGTTGGTCAGTCATTAAATATACCTGGTATTAAAGCCGGCACCGCCAAAATAACCGGACGTTTAATAATGTCGAATGATAGCAACAAGGATAGTAATTTTGTAGATATTGCTGTTTCCTATCCGATTTCCGGAGAGCGCGCTAAATATAAAACCAGGGTTGATGAATCTGGGGAGTTCTCTATTGATACTGATGTTGAAACAGATATTTCACTGGTTGGCTTAAACACAAGTTTAAATCCAGAGAAGGTCTTGTATGTTAAATTGATAAGTGGTGGTGTTACACATATTGAGATTGCTTATAATTCCAGTTTCGATATTGAAAATATAGACGTTAGGCCTGCAATGAATAAAAATGACATGAGCCTGGGCGTGGAGGCCATTGGGAAAGTTATTGAACATAGGCCAAACAGGTTGCCTAAACCACTGTATGACAAAAGCCCGGATGAATTTCTAAATCATGCTAAATTTGTTGTATCTGAAAGATTAGCTATTTTAAATCATGATACCCTACTCTCAAAAGAATTTAAAGTAATGCTGTCTAAAGATTTTCATTTATTCATGTACGTAGGACATGTATTTGATTATGAAGGTGCGATGATGCTCAATTATAGGAACACAAATGCCGATAAAGATAAAAAGCCCGATTTTCATAAAATTGACAGATCTTACTACCGGTTTTTGAAAGATTTTAACCTTAATGATCCAGAATATTTGCTTTGTTTTGCGTTACCAGAGTTTCAAAAAGGAATTCTTCAAAATGAAATATTGGGGATTCCTGTAATCGGGGACAGCGATATTCCCACGTGGTTAGCCGGGGTGAAAGTTGTTTTGTCTGATTTGGTTGGATTTGACAAGGGACCATACTATGATATTTTAGCGGCTAATGCCTATGGTAGACAGCTAAACGAAGAAGTAAGACCACTCAGCGAAAAGCAAAAAAAGAACATCGAAAATTATTGGGGAAAAGGAGAAATTGCAAAAATACTATTTCGAAAAAACCAAAAAGTTATTGAATTAAACAAGTTCAAATCACCTGCTGTTGTAAATGACATCTCAACGGTATCGAATGATAAAATTATAGAAACAATTCTTTCTAAACATAAGGGCAAGGTTGTTTTTATCGACCTTTGGGCAACATGGTGTGCACCTTGCCTGGATGCCATGCAACAATTCAGAAGTGTAAAAAATGAGCTGAGTAATCAGGATATTGCATTTGTGTACTTAACAAATGGCTCCTCTCCCCGTAAGTTATGGGAGGAAAAAATTAAAGGAATAGGAGATGAACACTATTATCTGACAAACCCTCAATGGGAATACATCATGAACCATTTTGAACTTGAATATATTCCCTCTTATCTATTGTATGATACAAAAGGTGTGCTGATCAATAAATTTTCGGCCTTTCCAGGAAATGAACAAGTGAAAGACATGATTAAAGGGCTGTTGTAA
- a CDS encoding sigma 54-interacting transcriptional regulator, translating into MKEPSVLKLEDALEAAKAQIEKTSRENAILFKLSSSIATTRNKADLFDVIDQQLKQLFLFEDFVICLINDDQTTHSAFLYNEKESFQKNEGIAPVSTAKYSLEDGLCHAMIGATDPIVFYLDEVVKWPDAPVWIGFWHNMGIKEMIGLPIVDQGKCVGFFYLYCKVENSIANSYFELLKTISMQISVAVANIRANEKIEQQLAEINIYKQQLEEERSYLKEQIAITYNYDEIVGNSPLVQMVYRSIEQVAPSDSTVLILGETGTGKELIARAIHNASSRKDKLMIKLNCAALPPSLAESELFGHEKGSFTGAIARRIGKFELANNGTLFLDEIGELPLELQAKLLRAIQEKEIERVGGSQVIKINIRIIAATNRNLYQDVQAGTFRSDLFYRLNVFPIQLPALRDRREDIEQLACHFLLREAKKTAKKPKRLSKAAVKTLQAYDWPGNIRELEHVIERTILLTKGEVIKEIELPVAGKRMTYGEASTIIKTIAENERDHILAVLKQCDGKISGPMGAAKVLGVPATTLNSKLKKLKISRKHVQED; encoded by the coding sequence ATGAAAGAACCATCTGTGTTAAAACTAGAGGATGCTTTAGAGGCTGCGAAAGCGCAAATAGAGAAAACAAGCAGAGAGAATGCGATATTATTTAAACTGAGCAGTTCAATTGCCACCACCAGAAACAAGGCAGACCTGTTTGATGTAATAGACCAGCAACTAAAGCAACTTTTTCTGTTCGAAGATTTTGTAATTTGCCTGATCAATGACGACCAAACTACGCACAGTGCATTTTTATACAATGAGAAGGAAAGTTTTCAGAAAAACGAAGGTATAGCTCCGGTTTCTACGGCTAAATATTCTTTAGAAGATGGCCTCTGCCATGCCATGATTGGCGCAACAGATCCTATTGTTTTTTATTTGGATGAGGTAGTAAAATGGCCGGATGCCCCCGTGTGGATCGGCTTCTGGCACAATATGGGTATTAAAGAGATGATTGGCTTACCTATAGTTGATCAGGGTAAATGTGTAGGTTTCTTTTACCTCTATTGTAAAGTAGAAAATTCAATTGCCAATAGTTATTTCGAGCTGTTAAAAACCATATCTATGCAAATTTCTGTTGCTGTGGCCAACATCAGGGCCAATGAAAAAATAGAGCAGCAATTGGCAGAAATCAATATCTACAAGCAACAACTTGAAGAGGAAAGGTCATATCTTAAAGAGCAGATTGCCATTACCTATAACTACGATGAAATTGTTGGTAATAGTCCCCTGGTGCAGATGGTTTATCGCTCCATAGAGCAGGTGGCCCCATCAGACAGTACTGTGCTCATCCTTGGCGAAACGGGCACTGGTAAGGAACTCATTGCAAGGGCAATTCACAATGCCTCATCCAGGAAAGACAAACTGATGATTAAGCTAAATTGTGCAGCACTTCCGCCAAGCCTTGCAGAAAGCGAATTATTTGGTCATGAAAAAGGAAGTTTTACCGGGGCCATTGCGCGAAGAATAGGTAAGTTTGAACTGGCCAACAACGGCACTTTGTTTTTGGACGAGATTGGAGAACTACCACTGGAACTGCAAGCTAAGTTACTCCGCGCAATACAGGAAAAAGAAATTGAGCGTGTAGGTGGGTCGCAGGTCATTAAGATCAACATTAGAATAATTGCTGCCACCAACCGGAATCTTTATCAAGATGTGCAGGCGGGCACCTTTAGAAGTGATCTTTTTTACCGGCTAAATGTTTTCCCGATCCAACTTCCTGCGCTTAGAGACCGCAGGGAGGACATTGAACAACTGGCCTGTCATTTTTTGCTAAGGGAAGCCAAAAAAACGGCAAAAAAACCAAAGCGACTTTCAAAAGCAGCGGTCAAAACACTGCAGGCTTATGACTGGCCCGGAAACATCAGAGAACTGGAACACGTTATAGAAAGAACCATATTGCTTACAAAGGGCGAGGTAATTAAAGAGATAGAATTGCCTGTTGCCGGAAAAAGAATGACCTACGGCGAAGCGTCTACAATTATAAAAACCATTGCTGAAAACGAGCGTGACCATATACTGGCGGTACTGAAACAATGCGATGGCAAAATTTCCGGACCAATGGGCGCGGCTAAAGTACTGGGTGTACCTGCAACCACATTAAATTCTAAACTTAAAAAGCTAAAGATCTCCCGGAAACACGTACAGGAAGATTAA
- a CDS encoding hydrolase: MKPSTNLLSPDNHALVLIDFEGQMAFATKSISITELRTNVAIIAGGSRIFNIPTIVTTVAEDSFAGPVFSEIEEFYPQATSGYLDRTTMNTWEDEPAYKAITGTGKKKLVLAGLWTGVCIVGPALSAMEEGYDVFVITDACGDVSTEAHERAVQRMVHAGVKPITAVQYVLELQRDWARTETYVAVTDLMKKYGAGYGLGIQYAHKMVKH; the protein is encoded by the coding sequence ATGAAACCATCAACAAATCTTTTGTCTCCAGACAACCATGCCTTAGTGCTAATTGACTTTGAAGGTCAGATGGCCTTTGCTACCAAGAGTATTTCTATAACAGAATTGCGTACCAACGTTGCCATCATAGCCGGAGGCTCCAGGATTTTCAACATTCCTACTATTGTAACTACTGTTGCGGAAGATTCGTTTGCAGGTCCGGTTTTTTCGGAAATTGAAGAGTTTTATCCACAGGCAACTTCTGGATACCTGGACCGTACAACTATGAATACCTGGGAAGATGAACCCGCCTATAAAGCCATTACCGGAACTGGTAAGAAAAAATTGGTGCTTGCTGGTTTGTGGACAGGGGTGTGTATTGTTGGCCCTGCATTATCTGCCATGGAAGAAGGATACGACGTATTTGTAATTACGGATGCTTGTGGTGATGTAAGTACTGAGGCACATGAGCGGGCCGTGCAAAGAATGGTACATGCTGGTGTTAAGCCTATTACAGCCGTACAATATGTGTTAGAATTGCAAAGAGACTGGGCTAGAACAGAGACTTATGTTGCGGTAACCGACCTGATGAAGAAATATGGTGCAGGTTATGGCCTGGGCATACAATATGCGCATAAAATGGTTAAGCACTAA